A DNA window from Bacteroides cellulosilyticus contains the following coding sequences:
- the rodA gene encoding rod shape-determining protein RodA, whose translation MVTRRDSIWKSLDWVTICVYLILIAFGWFSVCGASYDYGDRDFWDFSTRAGKQLVWIICSFGLGFVLLMLEDSVYDMFAYLIYIALAILLVVTIFIAPDTKGSRSWLVMGPVSLQPAEFAKFATALALAKYMNSYSFTMKNWKNILMMVFLILFPMMLIILQRETGSALVYTAFFLVLYREGMPGVVLFSGLCAVVYFVVGIRFDQVFIADTPTPIGEFAVLSMVLLSAAGMVWVYKKKWEPVRNILLVTIGVLLIAYFISEYVIPFNLVWVQWGLCILVVGYLIFLSLSERHLSYFLIGMFAIGSIGFLYSSDYFFNKVLEPHQQIRIKVVLGMEEDLAGAGYNVNQSKIAIGSGGLTGKGFLNGTQTKLKYVPEQDTDFIFCTVGEEEGFIGSTAVLLLFLILILRLIAVAERQPSTFGRVYGYSVVSIFLFHLFINVGMVLGLTPVIGIPLPFFSYGGSSLWGFTILLFIFLRIDAGRKKRLSAF comes from the coding sequence ATGGTGACGAGGAGAGATAGTATATGGAAATCACTGGATTGGGTAACGATCTGTGTTTACTTGATTCTGATTGCATTCGGTTGGTTTAGCGTTTGCGGGGCAAGCTATGATTATGGTGACCGCGACTTCTGGGATTTCTCCACTCGTGCAGGTAAGCAATTGGTTTGGATCATTTGCTCTTTCGGATTGGGGTTTGTGTTATTGATGCTTGAAGACAGCGTTTATGATATGTTTGCCTATCTGATTTATATAGCACTTGCCATATTACTTGTGGTTACTATCTTTATAGCCCCTGATACGAAGGGATCGAGGTCGTGGCTGGTCATGGGGCCGGTAAGTTTGCAGCCGGCGGAGTTTGCCAAGTTTGCTACGGCACTGGCTCTTGCCAAGTATATGAATTCCTATTCGTTCACCATGAAGAACTGGAAGAATATCCTGATGATGGTTTTTCTTATTCTGTTCCCGATGATGCTTATTATCTTGCAGCGGGAGACTGGCTCCGCGTTGGTATATACTGCTTTCTTTTTGGTGCTGTATCGGGAGGGGATGCCGGGTGTGGTCCTGTTTTCCGGGTTGTGTGCGGTAGTTTACTTTGTGGTAGGCATTCGTTTTGATCAGGTGTTTATTGCCGATACGCCGACGCCGATAGGGGAGTTTGCCGTACTTTCGATGGTCTTGCTGTCTGCGGCAGGAATGGTGTGGGTTTATAAGAAGAAATGGGAACCGGTACGCAATATATTGTTAGTTACCATTGGAGTGTTGTTAATCGCTTATTTTATATCGGAATATGTGATTCCGTTTAATTTGGTTTGGGTGCAATGGGGACTGTGTATACTGGTAGTTGGGTACCTTATTTTCCTTTCGTTAAGTGAACGTCATCTTAGTTATTTCCTGATAGGTATGTTTGCTATCGGTTCTATCGGTTTCTTATATTCCAGTGATTACTTCTTTAATAAAGTATTGGAGCCTCACCAGCAGATACGTATCAAGGTGGTATTAGGTATGGAAGAAGATTTGGCTGGTGCCGGATACAATGTCAACCAGTCGAAGATAGCTATTGGTTCCGGTGGTCTGACAGGAAAGGGTTTCCTGAACGGTACTCAGACTAAGCTGAAATATGTACCCGAACAAGATACGGACTTTATTTTCTGTACGGTAGGTGAAGAAGAAGGATTTATAGGTTCTACTGCCGTGCTACTCTTATTCCTTATATTAATACTCCGTCTGATTGCTGTGGCGGAGCGGCAACCGTCTACTTTTGGTCGAGTCTATGGGTACTCGGTCGTTAGTATATTCCTGTTCCACTTATTTATTAATGTAGGTATGGTGCTGGGATTGACACCTGTGATTGGTATTCCGCTGCCATTCTTTAGTTATGGCGGTTCTTCGCTTTGGGGATTCACCATCCTGCTGTTCATCTTCCTGCGGATTGATGCAGGACGCAAAAAGAGACTGTCAGCGTTTTAA
- a CDS encoding gliding motility lipoprotein GldH gives MKNLLKNKTSLLKSLILLFIASFYTACDEQTVYHSFQSLPTEGWQRNDTLFFNVSVADSATLYNVSVEVRNRNNYPYQNLPLLIYYDSPEVPNIKRDTLELRLADNAGIWLGDGWGGLYQSTLAAGFIRIGKAGEYRFKIIHLLPDEVLPGINDVGIKLKR, from the coding sequence ATGAAAAACCTGCTCAAGAATAAAACATCTCTCCTAAAGAGTTTAATACTGCTGTTCATCGCAAGCTTCTACACAGCCTGCGATGAACAGACTGTATATCATTCTTTTCAATCCCTGCCAACGGAAGGCTGGCAGCGGAATGACACACTATTCTTCAATGTTTCGGTTGCAGACTCCGCTACACTCTACAATGTATCCGTAGAAGTAAGAAACCGGAACAATTATCCGTATCAGAATCTGCCCTTACTCATCTACTACGACAGTCCGGAAGTCCCAAATATCAAGCGGGATACATTGGAACTGCGACTTGCTGACAATGCAGGTATTTGGTTAGGAGATGGCTGGGGTGGGTTATATCAATCAACTCTCGCAGCAGGTTTCATCCGTATTGGAAAAGCCGGGGAATACCGCTTCAAAATTATACACCTTCTACCGGACGAAGTTCTTCCAGGTATCAATGATGTAGGAATCAAATTAAAACGCTGA
- a CDS encoding stage 0 sporulation family protein has product MDFKLHNGSGGLCCKSCGRQDKQLNTYDWLADIPGNGEESDLVEVQFKNTRKGYFRNSNHIPLEKGDIVAVEATPGHDIGVVTLTGRLVPLQMRKANIKSEADIKRIYRKAKQVDMDKYNEAKGREHNTMIRARQIALNLNLNMKIGDVEYQGDGNKAIFYYIADERVDFRQLIKVLADAFHVRIEMKQIGARQEAGRIGGIGPCGRELCCATWMTSFVSVSTSAARYQDISLNPQKLAGQCAKLKCCLNYEVDCYVEAQKRLPSREIELETKDGTFYFFKADILSNQITYSTDKNIPANLVTISGKRAFEIIGMNKRGTKPESLVEEARQVEPKKPIDLLEQESLTRFDRSRKGKNGGENNGGGNGNGGNNNRKKKKKGNPNQPGDQQSRPRPQGAPRPQGEQPRQQGNQPRQQGDQVRRNKQKNRERGDGQRVDRGPRPNNPPRPQGEKPAGNEKPAQE; this is encoded by the coding sequence ATGGATTTTAAACTACATAACGGAAGCGGAGGTCTCTGCTGCAAAAGTTGCGGCAGGCAAGACAAGCAACTGAACACCTACGACTGGCTGGCCGACATTCCCGGAAACGGAGAAGAAAGCGACCTGGTAGAAGTTCAGTTCAAGAATACCCGTAAAGGATATTTCCGCAATAGCAATCATATACCTCTTGAAAAGGGCGACATCGTTGCCGTAGAAGCAACGCCGGGACATGACATCGGTGTAGTGACCCTAACCGGACGCCTCGTTCCACTGCAAATGCGAAAGGCTAACATCAAGTCTGAGGCTGATATCAAGCGCATCTACCGTAAAGCCAAACAGGTAGATATGGACAAATATAATGAAGCCAAAGGACGCGAACATAATACTATGATACGCGCCCGACAGATTGCCCTCAACCTGAATCTCAACATGAAAATCGGTGATGTGGAATATCAGGGAGACGGTAACAAAGCAATTTTCTATTATATTGCCGATGAGCGTGTAGACTTCCGCCAGCTGATCAAGGTATTGGCAGATGCTTTCCATGTCCGCATTGAAATGAAGCAGATTGGTGCACGCCAAGAGGCCGGACGAATCGGTGGTATCGGCCCATGTGGACGCGAGCTCTGCTGTGCCACCTGGATGACCTCTTTCGTGTCAGTATCCACAAGTGCCGCCCGTTATCAGGATATTTCTCTCAATCCGCAAAAACTGGCAGGACAATGTGCCAAACTGAAATGCTGTCTCAACTATGAAGTGGACTGCTATGTGGAAGCCCAGAAACGTCTTCCTTCCAGAGAGATCGAGTTGGAAACCAAAGACGGTACTTTCTATTTCTTCAAGGCAGATATTCTGAGTAATCAGATAACCTACTCTACCGACAAGAACATTCCTGCCAATCTGGTAACAATCAGTGGTAAGCGTGCATTTGAAATCATCGGTATGAACAAACGGGGTACTAAACCAGAAAGTCTTGTAGAAGAAGCACGCCAAGTGGAACCCAAGAAGCCGATAGATTTGTTGGAACAGGAAAGCTTAACCCGCTTCGACCGTAGTCGTAAAGGTAAAAATGGCGGAGAAAATAACGGTGGCGGAAATGGAAACGGCGGTAATAACAACCGCAAGAAAAAGAAAAAAGGAAATCCGAATCAACCTGGAGATCAACAATCCAGACCACGCCCACAAGGTGCCCCCAGACCACAAGGAGAGCAACCAAGGCAACAGGGGAACCAACCCAGACAACAAGGCGATCAGGTCAGACGCAACAAGCAAAAAAATCGTGAACGAGGAGATGGACAACGTGTTGATAGAGGTCCCAGGCCCAACAATCCACCCAGACCACAAGGAGAGAAACCAGCCGGAAATGAAAAACCTGCTCAAGAATAA
- a CDS encoding ATP-binding protein — MFFKEVIGQEAAKQRLRQEVQEGRIPHAQLFCGPSGVGKLPLAMAYARYICCPNRTDTDACGTCPSCVKWNKLVHPDVHFVFPIVKKGKKEVCDDYITDWRHLVLNSPYFSLNHWLNEMDAENGQAIIYAKESDEIVRKLSLKSSEGGYKVTIVWLPEKMHVVCANKLLKLLEEPPEKTVFLLISETPDMILPTILSRTQRFNIRKIEETDIANALQQKYGVRPNDSFTLAHLANGDFIKALETIHLNEENELFFELFVSLMRLSYQRKIREMKQWSEQLAGMGRERQKNFLTYAQRMIRENFIYNLHCKEMSYMTLPEQNFATRFAPFINERNVMGMMDELSEAQIHIEQNVNARMVFFDFSLKMIVLLKQ, encoded by the coding sequence GTGTTTTTCAAAGAGGTAATAGGACAAGAAGCAGCCAAACAGCGACTCAGACAAGAAGTGCAAGAGGGGCGTATTCCTCATGCCCAGCTCTTCTGCGGTCCATCGGGAGTGGGAAAACTTCCGTTGGCAATGGCTTATGCCCGTTACATCTGTTGCCCGAACCGTACAGATACAGATGCCTGTGGAACTTGTCCCTCCTGCGTAAAGTGGAATAAGCTGGTACATCCTGATGTACACTTTGTCTTTCCCATCGTAAAAAAAGGGAAGAAAGAAGTATGCGACGATTACATAACTGACTGGCGACATCTAGTGCTGAACAGCCCTTATTTCAGTCTTAACCACTGGCTAAATGAGATGGATGCTGAAAACGGGCAAGCCATCATCTATGCAAAGGAGAGTGACGAGATAGTACGCAAGCTCAGCCTGAAATCGAGCGAAGGTGGCTACAAGGTTACTATCGTCTGGCTACCGGAAAAAATGCATGTAGTTTGTGCCAATAAGTTATTGAAGCTTCTGGAAGAGCCTCCCGAAAAAACTGTATTCTTATTGATATCCGAAACTCCGGATATGATACTGCCGACAATCCTGAGCCGTACGCAACGTTTCAACATCCGTAAAATAGAAGAAACGGATATTGCCAACGCCTTGCAACAGAAATACGGTGTACGTCCTAATGATAGTTTCACCTTGGCACATCTTGCCAACGGTGACTTTATCAAAGCATTGGAAACCATTCACCTGAACGAAGAAAACGAACTGTTCTTTGAACTCTTTGTCAGCCTCATGCGTCTTTCCTATCAACGGAAGATACGTGAAATGAAGCAATGGAGTGAGCAACTGGCAGGCATGGGACGCGAACGACAGAAGAACTTCCTGACATACGCCCAGCGTATGATACGCGAGAATTTCATCTACAACCTGCATTGCAAAGAGATGAGTTACATGACTTTGCCTGAACAAAACTTTGCCACTCGCTTCGCCCCTTTTATCAACGAACGGAATGTAATGGGAATGATGGATGAATTGAGCGAAGCGCAGATACATATTGAGCAAAATGTAAATGCAAGGATGGTCTTCTTTGATTTTTCGTTGAAAATGATAGTTCTACTGAAACAGTAG
- the metF gene encoding methylenetetrahydrofolate reductase [NAD(P)H], with protein sequence MRIIDLIHSNEKTAFSFEILPPLKGTGIEKLYETIDTLREFDPKYINITTHRSEYVYKDLGNGLFQRNRLRRRPGTVAVAAAIQNRYNITVVPHLLCSGFTREETEYVLLDLQFLGITDLLVLRGDKAKHESVFTPEGDGYHHATELQEQINNFNKGIFVDGSEMKVTNTPFSYGVACYPEKHEEAPNIDTDIYWLKKKMEAGAEYAVTQLFYDNQKYFDFVERARKAGVTIPIIPGIKPFKKMSQISMIPKTFKVDLPEELALEAMKCKTDEEAKQVGIEWCVKQCKELVEHGVPSIHFYSIGAVDSIKEVAKLVY encoded by the coding sequence ATGAGAATTATCGACCTGATACACAGCAACGAGAAGACAGCTTTCTCTTTTGAAATACTGCCACCGCTGAAAGGCACAGGCATCGAAAAGCTGTACGAAACCATAGATACTTTACGGGAATTTGACCCGAAATACATCAATATCACCACACATCGCAGCGAATATGTGTACAAAGATCTGGGAAACGGTTTGTTTCAGCGCAATCGCTTACGCCGCCGTCCGGGAACTGTTGCCGTAGCTGCCGCCATCCAAAACAGATATAATATCACTGTAGTTCCGCATCTTCTTTGCAGTGGTTTCACCCGCGAAGAGACGGAATATGTACTGCTTGATCTGCAATTCCTGGGTATCACCGATTTACTGGTGCTACGTGGAGATAAAGCAAAACATGAGTCTGTCTTCACTCCCGAAGGCGATGGCTACCATCATGCCACTGAATTACAAGAACAAATCAACAACTTCAATAAAGGCATCTTCGTGGATGGCTCGGAAATGAAAGTGACCAATACGCCATTTTCCTATGGCGTAGCGTGTTATCCCGAAAAGCACGAAGAAGCTCCCAACATCGACACTGATATCTACTGGCTTAAAAAGAAAATGGAAGCCGGTGCAGAATATGCCGTTACACAGCTTTTCTATGATAACCAAAAATATTTCGATTTCGTAGAACGTGCCCGAAAAGCCGGAGTTACCATTCCCATCATTCCAGGTATCAAACCATTCAAGAAGATGTCTCAAATCAGCATGATACCCAAGACTTTCAAGGTAGACTTGCCCGAAGAACTGGCACTTGAAGCCATGAAATGTAAAACGGATGAAGAAGCCAAACAAGTAGGCATCGAATGGTGTGTTAAGCAATGTAAGGAGTTAGTGGAGCATGGAGTACCCAGTATTCACTTTTACTCCATCGGTGCAGTGGACAGTATAAAAGAAGTTGCAAAGCTGGTATACTAA
- a CDS encoding fimbrillin family protein, with product MNKTTIKKNRLILLSLCLIHLFTACVNKIDSETPSGTVPITFTTKVSKTNTRVTNTAFEKGDKVGLYAMLSSTSIAKERYINNLLLECGEDAKLIPEKTVFYPVGDAMLDFISYSPYQSAEIAANSSIIPVSVQSDQSNAQKRSLSDFLIATQAKIASSEKAVELKFHHKLVKFNITLTPKGDENVEALLKANPRIIATGFYNKADYDLSTEEFTIHKEEDADIIPYGTWSIKEGKLIGKEIIIIPQEINPDTQSFVMDWNGQLYTCPMPELTMTGSTQCNLDIAAMQTTSHVLTGIASSIEDWTTVEGKETDNSGKTTAIHIAALSFTQSNVYRVYNSGKPIVEICKEYLKSDDIDSQAITIYPIGVDEQSDLNNGTVLQLLDDDRDINGGQISWNTENNSFTYTQGTSGTIDKFYLDETGTVTLAKPDKSSDVNVIRYTIRDIRNGALKEHPIIKIGTQYWMRKDLCETTYITGTPLTKRVELGTGAGYFKPDKFEIYFYNGEAILAGDLAPEGWKIPNSKDWEGLKNYTGNEASLIKAGEWQGLKEDDHVYPASNLTDFGAYPIGMWYEQAHAQVYKMTGYWTLEDNGKTIPEQTIFLTGSDEHFISNGTLVTNKTFYKALSIRCIKE from the coding sequence ATGAACAAAACAACTATCAAGAAAAACAGACTGATCCTATTATCACTCTGCCTCATCCACTTATTTACCGCTTGCGTCAATAAAATTGACTCAGAAACACCTTCCGGAACAGTACCGATCACATTTACCACAAAAGTCAGTAAAACCAATACGCGAGTAACCAATACGGCCTTTGAAAAAGGAGATAAAGTGGGATTGTACGCAATGCTGTCTTCTACTTCCATTGCAAAAGAACGATACATTAACAATTTGCTGTTAGAATGCGGAGAAGATGCTAAACTTATCCCCGAAAAAACTGTTTTCTACCCAGTGGGAGATGCAATGCTAGACTTCATCAGCTATTCTCCATATCAGTCGGCAGAGATAGCAGCCAACTCTTCCATCATCCCAGTTTCCGTACAGTCCGATCAAAGCAATGCCCAAAAGCGATCTCTATCTGACTTTCTAATTGCCACACAAGCAAAGATAGCAAGCAGCGAAAAGGCCGTTGAACTGAAGTTCCATCATAAATTGGTGAAATTCAACATCACACTTACACCGAAAGGAGATGAAAACGTTGAAGCTTTATTAAAAGCCAATCCACGCATCATTGCCACAGGATTCTATAATAAAGCCGATTACGATCTAAGCACAGAAGAATTTACAATTCATAAAGAAGAAGACGCGGATATCATTCCTTACGGAACATGGAGTATAAAAGAGGGGAAATTAATAGGAAAAGAGATTATTATTATCCCTCAAGAGATTAATCCCGATACGCAATCATTCGTTATGGATTGGAACGGACAACTATACACATGCCCGATGCCGGAATTAACAATGACCGGAAGCACACAATGCAACTTGGACATCGCCGCCATGCAGACCACCAGTCATGTGCTGACAGGGATAGCCAGCAGTATAGAAGACTGGACAACCGTAGAAGGTAAGGAAACGGACAATAGCGGCAAGACGACAGCCATACACATTGCCGCCCTGTCTTTCACCCAATCAAATGTTTATAGAGTATACAACAGCGGAAAACCTATCGTGGAAATCTGCAAAGAGTATCTTAAATCAGATGATATCGATTCACAAGCAATCACGATTTATCCTATCGGCGTAGATGAACAAAGTGATTTGAACAACGGGACAGTACTTCAACTGTTGGATGATGACAGAGACATCAATGGAGGACAAATAAGTTGGAACACAGAGAATAATTCTTTCACGTACACTCAGGGAACCTCAGGAACAATCGATAAATTCTATTTGGATGAAACAGGAACAGTAACACTGGCAAAGCCCGATAAATCATCGGATGTTAATGTAATCCGGTACACGATTCGAGATATCAGAAACGGAGCACTGAAAGAACACCCGATAATAAAGATAGGGACACAATATTGGATGCGGAAAGATCTGTGCGAAACTACATATATAACTGGAACTCCCCTTACAAAACGAGTTGAATTGGGCACCGGAGCAGGCTACTTCAAACCAGACAAATTTGAAATATACTTCTACAACGGAGAAGCCATACTGGCCGGTGACTTAGCACCGGAAGGATGGAAAATACCTAACAGCAAAGACTGGGAAGGCTTGAAGAATTATACAGGTAATGAAGCATCACTGATTAAGGCAGGAGAATGGCAGGGATTAAAAGAGGATGACCATGTATATCCTGCCTCCAACCTGACCGATTTCGGTGCATATCCGATAGGCATGTGGTATGAACAAGCACATGCACAAGTCTATAAAATGACCGGATATTGGACTCTTGAAGATAACGGCAAGACCATACCCGAGCAAACCATATTCCTCACAGGAAGTGATGAACATTTTATTTCAAATGGAACTTTAGTAACCAATAAGACATTCTATAAAGCCCTTTCCATACGTTGTATAAAAGAATAG
- the metA gene encoding homoserine O-succinyltransferase: MPLNLPDKLPAIELLKEENIFVIDNSRATQQDIRPLRIVILNLMPLKITTETDLVRLLSNTPLQVEISFMKIKSHTSKNTPVEHMQTFYTDFEKMRGEKYDGMIITGAPVEQLDFEEVTYWDEIMEIFDWARTHVTSTLYICWAAQAGLYHHYGVPKYALDKKMFGIFEHRPLDPLHAIFRGFDDMFYVPHSRHTEVRKEDILKVPELTLLSESEDAGVHLVVARGGREFFVTGHSEYSPLTLDTEYRRDVDKGLPIEIPRNYYVDNDPDKGVMVRWRAHANLLFSNWLNYFVYQETPYNINDIK, from the coding sequence ATGCCATTAAATTTACCTGATAAGCTGCCGGCGATAGAGTTGCTGAAAGAAGAGAACATATTTGTTATTGACAACTCCCGCGCCACGCAACAGGACATCCGTCCGTTGCGCATCGTTATCCTGAACTTGATGCCTTTGAAGATTACCACGGAGACAGATCTTGTGCGTTTGCTCTCCAATACACCGCTTCAAGTGGAAATCTCGTTCATGAAAATCAAGAGTCATACATCAAAGAATACGCCTGTAGAACACATGCAGACATTCTATACTGACTTTGAAAAGATGCGTGGCGAGAAGTACGACGGTATGATTATCACTGGTGCCCCTGTAGAACAATTGGATTTCGAAGAGGTGACTTACTGGGATGAAATAATGGAAATATTCGATTGGGCGCGTACGCATGTCACATCTACCCTTTATATATGCTGGGCTGCACAGGCCGGACTCTATCATCATTATGGAGTGCCCAAGTATGCGTTGGATAAGAAAATGTTCGGCATATTCGAGCATCGTCCTTTAGATCCGCTGCACGCTATTTTCCGTGGTTTCGATGATATGTTCTATGTACCCCATAGCCGCCATACGGAAGTACGGAAAGAAGATATCTTGAAAGTGCCGGAGCTTACTTTACTTTCGGAATCGGAAGATGCAGGCGTACACCTGGTGGTAGCACGTGGTGGACGTGAGTTTTTTGTTACCGGACATTCGGAATACTCTCCACTGACACTGGATACGGAATATCGCAGGGATGTGGATAAAGGTCTACCTATTGAAATACCTCGTAATTATTATGTGGATAATGATCCGGACAAAGGTGTGATGGTACGTTGGCGTGCCCATGCCAATCTGCTGTTCTCTAATTGGTTGAACTATTTCGTTTATCAGGAAACTCCGTACAATATTAATGATATAAAGTAG
- a CDS encoding peptidase U32 family protein, translating into MIKQRKIELLAPAKNMECGIEAINHGADAVYIGAPKFGARAAAGNSLEDIAALVAHAHLYNARIYVTVNTILKEEELAETEKMIWDLYRAGVDALIVQDMGITRLNLPPIPLHASTQMDNRTPEKVRFLAEAGFRQVVLARELSLQEISHIHKACPEVPLEVFVHGALCVSYSGQCYVSQACFGRSANRGECAQFCRLPFSLVDADGKVIVRDKHLLSLKDLNQSDILEELLDAGATSLKIEGRLKDVSYVKNVTAAYRQKLDAIFTRRKEYARASSGTCNYTFRPQLDKSFSRGFTHYFLHGRSEEIFSFDTPKSLGEEMGTMKEQRGNYLTVAGLKSFNNGDGVCYIDEQGRLQGFRINRVDGNKLYPAGEMPRIRPRTVLYRNYDQEFEKLLARKSSERKISVSLLLADTAFGFALTVTDEDDNSVTLSFPYQKEPARTPQADNLRTQLSKLGNTPFEAGILADNRSLETNSAIEIRFSDNWFLPASVVADWRRQAVDKLVTVRRINYRQEVAVWKPTTHAFPLPGTSSKTTASATSLTYLGNVMNTRAASFYTDHGIATVAPAYEKQSVPGAVLMFCKHCLRYSMGWCPTYQKGRSPYREPYCLQGTDGKRFRLEFDCKNCQMKVYAE; encoded by the coding sequence ATGATAAAGCAACGGAAGATAGAGTTACTGGCCCCTGCCAAGAACATGGAATGTGGCATTGAAGCTATTAACCACGGTGCGGATGCAGTGTATATCGGTGCACCTAAGTTTGGCGCACGTGCAGCAGCCGGCAATTCGTTGGAAGATATAGCTGCTTTGGTGGCTCATGCCCATTTATATAATGCCCGGATTTATGTGACTGTCAATACCATCTTAAAGGAAGAAGAACTGGCAGAGACGGAGAAAATGATTTGGGATTTGTATCGTGCGGGAGTAGATGCCCTCATTGTGCAAGACATGGGAATCACTCGCTTAAACCTACCGCCTATTCCCTTGCACGCCAGTACCCAAATGGATAACCGTACACCGGAGAAAGTACGTTTCCTTGCAGAAGCCGGTTTCCGGCAAGTAGTATTGGCACGTGAGCTTTCCCTTCAGGAAATCAGCCATATTCATAAAGCTTGTCCGGAAGTGCCGTTGGAAGTATTTGTACATGGGGCACTTTGCGTTAGTTATAGCGGGCAATGTTATGTCAGCCAGGCTTGTTTCGGACGTAGTGCCAACCGGGGAGAATGTGCACAATTCTGTCGTTTGCCTTTCAGTCTGGTGGATGCCGACGGAAAAGTAATTGTACGTGATAAGCATTTGCTATCTCTCAAAGATTTGAATCAAAGTGATATCTTGGAAGAGTTACTTGATGCAGGTGCTACTTCGCTCAAGATAGAAGGTCGTCTGAAAGATGTTTCTTACGTAAAGAATGTTACGGCTGCTTACCGCCAAAAGCTGGATGCCATCTTTACACGCCGTAAAGAATATGCCCGAGCCTCTTCCGGTACTTGCAATTATACATTCCGTCCCCAGTTAGATAAAAGTTTTAGTCGTGGATTTACGCATTACTTCCTGCACGGACGCAGTGAAGAAATTTTCTCTTTTGATACTCCGAAATCCCTCGGTGAAGAGATGGGAACCATGAAGGAACAACGTGGAAACTACCTCACAGTAGCCGGATTGAAATCATTCAACAACGGTGACGGTGTTTGTTATATCGATGAGCAAGGACGCCTGCAAGGCTTCCGTATCAACCGTGTAGATGGAAATAAACTCTATCCGGCAGGTGAGATGCCTCGTATCCGTCCGCGTACTGTACTTTACCGTAACTATGACCAGGAGTTTGAGAAGTTGCTGGCACGTAAGTCTTCCGAACGAAAGATTTCCGTTTCCTTGCTTTTGGCAGATACTGCCTTCGGCTTTGCTCTGACTGTCACGGATGAGGATGATAATAGCGTTACACTTTCTTTCCCTTATCAGAAAGAACCTGCCCGTACCCCGCAGGCAGATAATCTGCGTACTCAACTCAGTAAATTGGGAAATACTCCTTTTGAAGCCGGAATATTAGCGGATAATCGTTCGCTTGAAACAAATTCCGCCATAGAAATCCGCTTTTCAGATAACTGGTTTCTTCCCGCTTCCGTAGTAGCCGATTGGCGCCGTCAAGCCGTAGACAAGCTGGTTACCGTTCGCCGTATTAATTATCGGCAGGAAGTGGCAGTCTGGAAACCTACAACTCATGCTTTCCCTTTGCCGGGAACTTCTTCTAAGACAACAGCTTCCGCTACTTCATTAACGTACCTCGGTAATGTAATGAATACCCGTGCCGCCTCTTTCTATACCGATCACGGCATTGCTACCGTAGCTCCGGCTTATGAGAAACAATCTGTACCGGGTGCTGTTTTAATGTTCTGCAAGCATTGTTTGCGTTATAGTATGGGGTGGTGCCCTACTTATCAGAAGGGACGTTCACCCTATCGGGAGCCTTATTGTTTGCAAGGAACTGATGGTAAGCGCTTCCGCTTGGAGTTTGATTGTAAGAATTGTCAGATGAAAGTATATGCAGAATAA